From the Agelaius phoeniceus isolate bAgePho1 chromosome 28, bAgePho1.hap1, whole genome shotgun sequence genome, one window contains:
- the LOC129132357 gene encoding olfactory receptor 14I1-like isoform X2, which produces MSNSSSIRHFLLLADTWQLQLLHFCLLLGISLAALLGNGLIISAVACGHHLHTPMFFFLLSLALSDLGSICTTVPKAMDNSLWDTRNISYTGCATQIFRAVLTIPSEQGPHKAFSACHPHLAMLSLFIRTAIFAYLKPPSTSSPSLDLALSVLYSVLPLILNPLIYSLRNQELQECSEESDGWMLFRS; this is translated from the exons atgtccaacagcagctccatcaggcacttcctcctgctggcagacacatggcagctgcagctcctgcacttctgcctcttgctgggcatctccctggctgccctcctgggcaacggcctcatcatcagcgccgtagcctgcggccaccacctgcacacgcccatgttcttcttcctgctcagcctggccctcagcgacctgggctccatctgcaccactgtccccaaagccatggacaattccctctgggacaccaggaacatCTCCTACACAGGATGTGCTACTCAG atcttcagggctgtgctgacgatcccctctgagcagggaccgcacaaagccttttccgcCTGCCACCCTCACCTGGCCATGCTCTCCCTGTTTATCAGGACTGCCATatttgcctacctgaagcctccctccacctcctccccatccctggatctggcactgtcagttctgtactcagtgttGCCTCTAATACTGAACCCCCttatctacagcctgaggaaccaggagcttcAAGAATGCTCAGAGGAAAGTGATGGCTGGATGCTTTTCAGAAGTTAA